GCCTGTTCATCCCGGTCTTGTTAATACCGAGATGGGCAGCGGATATGTTGATAACCTTGGAAAGAACTCTGGCGAGTTTGCCGATGTCCTCCGAGCCAATGTTATGATCACCACCGAGCAGAGTGCCGACGGTATTGCCAACGTTATTGCTACTCTTTCAAAAGAGGACAGTGGAAAGTTCCTTGGCTACGACAGATCTACCCTCGAGTGGTaattctttttctcctttttATGTTTATAGtgatctatttatttattcaccTGTTTATTAATTGATAGACGTTAGACTTATCCGGATGTATCAGGGCAAATTTCCCACACTTTGCCAGGTCGTTCCAGTAACAAGAAGGGTGTTTTGCGTtcggtggctggggcttcgccccagaccccgtagctcttctcgctacgctcgagtcgaggaTCGAGGGTCCGAgctgctcgcgaagcgagcacaacggggtctggggcgaagccccagccgaTTTTTCCGAATAAGCCGCCTAAGATAATGGGGCCCATAATGGTAGTAATGAGGCAGCGGCTGTCAAAACTGATCCTCCAATAACAAGACTAATCCATGACCAATTATCTCATTTCAAACACTGTTAGTCTGAATTgtattttgaaattgttcaGAGGTAGTGTAGTACTCAGTAATTGCTTACTGCGATCAATTATCAACTAAGAATTGTCACTGCCTGTAATCTGTAGCCTCTCAGCATACAATACACTACCAGATCTTCGGTCTGCATTATACTTAATGCCAAGTTTAATGGCTAGGGTGGCAATTATTCCTATAGTTAGAACGATAATTATTGAAAGAATAATCCTGCGCTTTATTATTGTGCGATTAAACTCTCTTATGGATTCTACTTCAGCAATTGTGGCCGACCTATTGGCTGAAGAATTACTATGCTGGTTCAATAGGCGGATTTCGTCAAATTGCTTGCTTGAATGTGAAATCATTTCGAGTAGAGCTCAAAATGAaatttgatgatatttattaaagatGATGATTGTCAGGTGTGGGGTATCCGACAATGCAGGGCTGTTTCATGCGCGAGATATTCCGAATACTTTATCCATGTAGCTTGCGAAACCATTATCTAGAGATAAGAATTATGAGAATAACCAAGTTAACCTTTAAGATTCATATACACTTACCCTAAGATAAGGTTGTATGAAGGTAGGCTAAGTACTGGGAGTAATCGCAATTGAAGGATGTTTTTATAACGATAACAGGAAATAACAGATATTTTAGTAtctaaagaataaaacGAATTAGAACAGCAAAATAGTACcctttatataataattgagaacaagagagaaaaatagaaatgaGTCTTTAAGgacagaaaaagaaatgagGCGAAATTAACTGACCAAGGAGAAGCGAGTATGAAACGAGCTAagaaaactgaaaaagaaggagGTGGAGCAGACGACATTAGCGTTCACATGAAACTAATCAAGGAGAAGttatagagagagaagTCGGCGAAGTCGACATGAGATGCAGAAGTATGCGTTTGGAGTGATGTTGGATAGCGGCAGGAAGACTGCTAACATGCGGAGGTAGTCGGTAGACGTCGGGGGACAACGGATAAGCTATCGGGGGGCCGGAATGGTGAAAgtgccggaggcacgtctGGCACCGTAGAAAATCCAGCGTAGAGTGACAATTCTGATACGTGGATGGCTATATACATGTATCCAATTGGACACGGAACCCAGAGAGTGGTGTAAGTCGATGGCAATTATTGTGGTGGAGTTGGACTGGGTTGTAAGATGTTGCCGCTTTTTGTTTCCTTCGAATCCAGCTGTATCGTGACCGGTCCATCGTTTACTAATGCGACATCCATCATGGCTCCGAAGACACCATCACCGACCCGACTTTGGCCTCCAGGCAGGCCCTTGGCAACCTCTTCCAGCACTTTATTGTAGAGCGTTCGAGCATGGTCACCTTTGGCAGCTGCGTGGAAATCTGGTTTAGCCCCTTTTTTAGTCTTGGCTAATAATGTGAATTGTGATACTGATTTGTTCGTTAATACCTTTTCTTGAAAATTTGGCATCTCAAAAGATGTGAATCTGTGAACGCTGCTAGCTGTAAAGCGATTATTCACTTACCGCAAAGAACCTCTCCTCCTACATCAACCACACTTCTTTTCCAATGACTGgtttcctcttcatctggcCACAGCCGTAGTTTGAGGACTTTTTGTGCTATCTTCTCACAATCAGCCTCAGAGTCATCGTGACCGACGCCAACCAACACGAGCAGACCTCTACCTATCGAAGAAACGACTTTTGAGTCCACTGTCACAGATGCACT
This is a stretch of genomic DNA from Sugiyamaella lignohabitans strain CBS 10342 chromosome C, complete sequence. It encodes these proteins:
- the DTD1 gene encoding Dtd1p (D-Tyr-tRNA(Tyr) deacylase; functions in protein translation, may affect nonsense suppression via alteration of the protein synthesis machinery; ubiquitous among eukaryotes; GO_component: GO:0005737 - cytoplasm [Evidence IEA,IEA,IEA]; GO_component: GO:0005737 - cytoplasm [Evidence IDA] [PMID 14562095]; GO_function: GO:0097358 - D-leucyl-tRNA(Leu) deacylase activity [Evidence IMP] [PMID 10918062]; GO_function: GO:0051500 - D-tyrosyl-tRNA(Tyr) deacylase activity [Evidence IMP] [PMID 10766779]; GO_function: GO:0016787 - hydrolase activity [Evidence IEA]; GO_function: GO:0016788 - hydrolase activity, acting on ester bonds [Evidence IEA]; GO_process: GO:0019478 - D-amino acid catabolic process [Evidence IEA]; GO_process: GO:1900832 - D-leucine catabolic process [Evidence IMP] [PMID 10918062]; GO_process: GO:1900829 - D-tyrosine catabolic process [Evidence IMP] [PMID 10918062]; GO_process: GO:0006399 - tRNA metabolic process [Evidence IMP] [PMID 10918062]) codes for the protein MPNFQEKVLTNKSVSQFTLLAKTKKGAKPDFHAAAKGDHARTLYNKVLEEVAKGLPGGQSRVGDGVFGAMMDVALVNDGPVTIQLDSKETKSGNILQPSPTPPQ